A genomic window from Erpetoichthys calabaricus chromosome 17, fErpCal1.3, whole genome shotgun sequence includes:
- the LOC127526096 gene encoding uncharacterized protein LOC127526096, which yields MDAFPSQDHAADLKDLDFESDLHSLQRTLGLNWDLKSDTFNFGVASEEKPFTRRGVLSIVNSIYDPLGFIALVTIHGKAILRELMQQNSDWDSPLPEEKEEMWHTWRHSLKDLSSLKISRPYTKISPLDATQRELCVFSDASIKAIAAVAYLKLTDTDGTSHVGFIMEKAKLTPSLEHTVPRLELCAAVLAVELAELISSEIDIHLDTTTFYTDSKVVLGYIYNKTRRFYVYVSNQILRIRRYSRPEQWQYVLTDQNPADIAMRFVTPAHILDTSWLPGPKFLKHPFQGTFKGKIFQLVNPSLDTEIHPQVLTLDTTVMSGQLGSQRFSKFSSWRSLTRAIARLIHIALLFHKNPEAMPSSCRGWHCCDAIC from the coding sequence ATGGATGCATTCCCATCACAAGACCATGCTGCTGATCTGAAAGATCTGGATTTCGAATCTGACCTTCACTCCTTACAGCGCACCCTAGGTCTTAACTGGGACCTTAAGTCTGATACCTTTAACTTTGGGGTGGCCAGTGAAGAAAAGCCCTTCACTCGTCGGGGTGTCTTATCAATTGTGAACAGCATCTATGACCCTCTGGGTTTCATCGCTCTAGTCACAATTCATGGGAAAGCAATTCTTAGAGAGCTTATGCAGCAGAATAGTGATTGGGACTCCCCCCTCCCTGAAGAGAAGGAAGAGATGTGGCACACATGGAGGCACTCACTAAAGGATCTGAGCAGCCTTAAGATTTCAAGGCCTTACACGAAAATTTCCCCTTTAGATGCAACTCAGCGTGAGTTGTGTGTTTTCTCTGATGCATCGATTAAAGCAATTGCTGCAGTGGCTTACCTCAAACTGACTGACACGGATGGAACCAGCCATGTTGGCTTTATCATGGAAAAAGCAAAGCTCACCCCAAGTCTTGAACATACAGTGCCCAGGCTAGAGTTATGTGCTGCAGTTCTAGCTGTGGAACTAGCCGAGCTCATCTCCTCAGAGATTGACATCCACCTAGACACTACTACCTTCTACACAGACAGCAAAGTAGTACTGggatatatttataataaaactagGCGCTTTTATGTCTATGTTAGTAATCAAATCCTGCGAATACGAAGATACTCTCGTCCAGAACAATGGCAATACGTACTTACGGATCAAAACCCGGCAGATATTGCTATGAGGTTTGTCACTCCAGCCCACATTCTAGACACCAGCTGGCTACCTGGGCCAAAGTTCTTAAAGCACCCTTTTCAAGGAACTTTCAAAGGGAAGATCTTTCAACTTGTAAATCCTTCATTGGATACAGAAATCCACCCTCAGGTTCTTACTCTGGATACGACTGTGATGAGTGGACAACTTGGGTCCCAGCGTTTTTCCAAATTCTCTAGCTGGAGATCACTAACTCGTGCCATTGCTCGACTTATTCATATTGCTCTGCTCTTTCACAAGAATCCTGAAGCCATGCCCAGCAGCTGCAGAGGCTGGCACTGCTGTGATGCAATATGCTAA